The Chitinophaga sp. H8 genome contains a region encoding:
- a CDS encoding gluconate 2-dehydrogenase subunit 3 family protein has protein sequence MERRAAIKNLLIIAGGIALLPSCAEEPGKASIQLTHLDISADQEALLAEIAETFIPKTDGPGAKELNLHLFTLKMVDDCHGKDDQDSFVKGLNKINQLAKDKHQQPFAKCTPEQRSQLLTAAMQEEQTPKEIKTMLEISKHRVIQGFTNSKYVMTDLNKYELVPGRYNGYFPVKQA, from the coding sequence ATGGAACGTAGAGCAGCGATTAAAAATTTATTGATTATAGCAGGGGGGATCGCTTTATTACCATCCTGTGCAGAGGAGCCAGGGAAGGCCTCTATTCAATTAACCCATCTGGATATCAGTGCCGATCAGGAAGCGCTATTGGCCGAGATTGCCGAAACTTTCATTCCCAAAACCGATGGACCGGGTGCAAAGGAACTCAACCTGCATTTGTTTACTTTAAAAATGGTGGATGATTGCCATGGTAAAGACGACCAGGATAGTTTTGTGAAAGGTTTGAATAAGATAAACCAGCTGGCAAAAGATAAGCATCAGCAACCATTTGCCAAATGCACCCCGGAGCAGCGCAGCCAGTTGCTCACCGCAGCCATGCAGGAAGAACAAACACCCAAGGAGATTAAGACCATGTTGGAGATCAGCAAGCACCGGGTGATCCAGGGATTTACAAATTCCAAATATGTGATGACGGATCTGAACAAGTATGAGTTGGTACCTGGCAGGTACAATGGTTATTTCCCGGTAAAGCAAGCTTAA